A window of Populus trichocarpa isolate Nisqually-1 chromosome 17, P.trichocarpa_v4.1, whole genome shotgun sequence genomic DNA:
TCTAGGTCTCTAGTGCAGTTTCCATTTGGTAATATGTTTAAAGTGGATTAAGGAATTGGAGTATTATGGTTTAATGCTATTTTGCTGGTAGATTTTGAGTGTAATTTAAAGCTAGGAATAAATTTTACCTTCTGttgttgccttttgtttttgtttctaaattGTAACCCAAAATTTGAATGTTCCTGAAGTGACTGTCTGGGTGGCTTGTTACCTTGAATCGGCTATTCTGTTCTATGTGAATGCATGGATGTGGTTGTCCATTGTGCACACAGTACGTAGTGCTGAAAGTTTATTGCTTCTAGTCTCTCACAATGCCTGTCCAACACAAAAGCATACCCCGCTTTAGCTTTATAAGCAACAGACTGGGTGCTTTGTGTGGGAATTTTTTATCTGGACATCCTGGGATCTGAGGGAGGGGCAATTGCAGTATTTCTTCTGCTGACAATCTGGAAGATTTTTTAATGGGATCGAGCTGTATGGTTCCGAATATCTGTGAACATACATCACTTATCCGGGTTTGTGATATCCATCCTTGGCATGCACATGTAGCCCCATGTAAAAAACTAGTTTTGTGGCCTGTTCTTCATTAAGTTTGACATGAATAGCATGTCTATTGAAGATTATGAACAAGGCTGGAAGCAAATTCCAGCATAGCCTTGCCAAGTGGGTCTAACGGGATAGCTCTAGGTGTAGAGATTAATCACCTTTTATTGATGATGGTCAATGCAGGACCTTCTGGCAttatttatcaagattttattggttttcttaCAATTTGTTGCTGGCAGGGATTGATTTAGTAGCTTCACGTATCCAAACTTAAATGTAATCTCTCTCTGGCAGTACTTATTCAGAGGGGCATGAGATAGGAGTGTTTCAGGTTTGATATGATTTTCCAAAGTAGCTTTGCTGGAGGTCCTGAATTGAATGGCTATAGGTCTCAATTTTCCTGCTTCCAGTATCCTTATGTTGTGAGCTTACCAGGGGACGAGGCTAGCTGCGCATAGTATATTTTCACCCATGTAGAGTTCTATGTTTCAGGCAACATATAAAGCTGGTTTCAGTTTGTTCAAAGCAGTAATCTCTTTTGGCCGGTTATGGCACTGCTGGGAGTTTCTTATCTTTGTAGCAAATTGTGATTCCTGTGCACGCAAGAAGCCCTGCTTCATTGTATCATATACATTTCACATGATCTTTCATCTTGTAGCCCTGGGAATTGAAGGGTGGATAATTGCCTTAATTTTGCATCCACGGGAGTTTTTCATCGAGTTATTAAATGAAAACACAATTCCAGCAATGGTTCTGAGTATTTAGGGAGTTACTTGACTTAACTAGGTTTAAGATTTGTTGTGAACTGCATCTCTGCAAAAAAAGCGTGCCTTTCCACATATTCATGTTTCATTTGGTTCTGTAGAGGTCTCCAGTGAAGCCTTTTCTCACTGTATTTGTGACAGAAATATGGAAAAGATGAAACGACTTTCAGTACAGCTTTGCCAGTTGTGGGAACGATTGAATCGCTCAATATCTCCTCTGTCTTCTCCTTGTATCCGTATTTGTGTTCCTCAGGTGTGCCCAGCAACAGTATGTATTCCTTGTGTCAACCATctgtaaaatatgaaaatggtGCTCACAACAATAAATCATGCCATCCAAATTTCTGTCGTTCATTTGGATTGATTTACAGATAATGTCGTGAGCaccattttcatattttacagATGAAGCATCCATGGTTACTAGGGGAAGGGCTGGaatctttggaaaaaaaaagatttaattatctTTGACTTTGTGTGTTGGCTTGGCAGGATTGACGCATGCATGCCTCGTATTTCACGTGTTCACACAGAGCTAGAAAATGAGTAGCCATGAAACATGTTGAGTTTTTGTGACTAAATAATAGCATGCGTGAAGGAGGTCCCAGAGAACAATATCAAGCAATAAACTTTCGTCGATAAAATGGTGAATCTTGGATTTGAATCATAAATAAGGTAGGTTGACTTAAGTCAacttaaatttatgttttttataaattctaaaatatgacattgttttcaggttttttttattgattcaataTAAATCAAGTCATAGATTAACAATTTACCGAgttatatatttctaaacataaaaaaacctgaTTTAAAGATTAACTAAATCCAAGACTTgagttataaaatatattgactcgggttaatttaatatttttttaaaaaataaaataatattattttaaaaaatttaaagttttttttattaatttgatcaaatcttaaatCAGCGGTTTACACGTTACGAgtctaataataatatttcaaataattaagtaTGCCCCAAAGTAACCCTTCcaatcttattttatatttttcgaAACAAGGATActtttttaagagaaatttcttaattaaaaagttaGAGGAACAACTTTGTAAGGatagaaatttaaaaagatatcattttatattttgacttCAGTCAACCTAATATTGTAAAACCTAGTTTAGTTTACCTTGAACGGATATCTAGACATCCGTTTTGAAAGCCTCTGTTCTCAAATAACATGCTCTGTTCGAgctgagttgatttttttcccttttttttttttggttcaaatgTCATAGATTTTGAAGAGATCATTgagtttttttggataaataattaaaaatattatttatcagtcactcaacacaaaaaaaaaaaaaaaacttttatgatgCATACTGAGTTATTAGTCGCATTAACCTTCTAATCTCCCATGGATGGGATAGAAGTAGACTCCAGCAAGAAAAGAATTCCTGGATGGGATATATAGAAGTagtcttcaaattaaattatatataagtaAGGAATTATTTTGGACACCATGGAAGCCACCCATATATTCCAAGGAAAAGCCTGTAGGGCACAAGGattttgtttgctttcggtCAACGTACAAATGGAAAATCCATTCTCGTTAATGAATCCTGAGTTTTTTATGGCTGGAAGCTGTTGATCAACATCATATGATGGGAAcacatttattatttgaatatgaGTGTTCAATTTGCTCCTTTTTCCAAGGTGAGAAACAAATCtatcaaatcatataaaatctAACTTATGAATTTGACATATTAATTAGTCAAGTTCTTTATTAGTGAGTTATTGGGTTGATctgccgagtttaataactattgtATAATTGATATACAATTGATCAACCCTTGTTTTTagcaaataatattttggttttgaagatgatatatatgaaattaaattcatttcaaaGAGAACTTTTTGCTAAATTCAAGTACTACGTTCATGAAAAACGTTTAGATAATGTTTCTTGGGAAATCAGAACTCAAGTATGAGATGGCCATCTCACATTTTATATTCCatgattaattttcttcaacAAGAACAGAAAAGACCTCTCCCCCTCCCCTAGTTTCACTTTTCTAGGACAAAAAGAATTCGAAAATGCAAAGTGTGGCAGCCCAATATGATATAATTAAGAAGTTACATGCTGTGGGTTtggaactggaaaaaaaaaccatagaaaaaGCTGTCTTCTTCAATTACTCCAAAATTTAAAGAATCGTCAGTACATTCTCAAGTCTCAACAACCTTGATATTGTTTTCTTCGGCTTTATGAAATAGGCCTTCgatttcattaaaaaagaagaagaaaagaaagaaaatgacacAGGGCTTTATTGATCCCACACAGGTCCATGTCTGTGGACTCAGTTCGTGTCCCATGCTTCCCTGTTGCTGTGGATTTACTTTGAATGGTCGCTTGCTTTTTCAGCTGACCAAAAAGTTTAAAAGGTTTGAGGAAGAAAGcattttgaaagaaatatatCTTTCAATACCTTGTAGCGCCTCGCATAATCATACCCTAGTAAATTTGTACAAAGAATCTCACATATTTGACcgataatcttattttttttaattaaaatcatgtttaaaaatataaaattatacataaaataCATTACTGACCTATACTAATTAAGTAGtaaatcatttataattattagtacgatttatttatgaataattcAAGATAACTTTTAATGACAAAAAATACAGAATGTCTCTCGACCAATTAACCTTCTAAGAATTGCCATTGGATCCTTATGAGCTGCAGAAGAGCAAGCATTGCCCTGCCTAGCTCAAACAAGAACAGAGgttctatttctttcttctttttttatgggaaaaaaaacaattctgagTTTGATATGTCTCTAATGACTGTCAGCATGCATCAAGAGAAAGCCAAAGCTAGGGTTGTTAAGcagatttgatcttcatataTGATACAACCATGCAAGTACGTACGAACGATGGTTGGTGTCAGcttcataaaatatttcttgtttcctttgttttatttttaaactatagtatttattaaatattattcattgaaCTCTCATACAACTTCTTAATTAAACATGGGattcataattaatatattttagtgcCACTAGTTTGGTCTTTCCTTGACTCACATGGCGTTAATTAGCTGTTTATTCAACTCAAATCTTGAGATTGAATCgaattaaaattgtttatttcatataatattaatgaatatagtaaaattagaggtaataattaaaagtaaacaaaaattatatattgtgaGACATCGGGaagtatataattaataaactatGGTTTTAAATAGATCGCCTCTCTCTCAAAATATaaatgagcttaaaaaaaaagaccaatattaaaatgaaaccAAAATATTAATACAAGAGAAGCCTCGTACGtagttgttatattttatttgtcattgGAAAAGGATAAATAGAAGAAATTACGTTCATTAAGCTTAATAAAATTACGTATTAAATCACCCTGTTCacatcatttttcaatttttaattaaatatggaaCTCGAAGTTCAAAGACGAGATAGAGCAAGAACTTGTTCATGGCCCTGAGCATATTCTGTTACTTCTGTATTGACTCGACCGGAAGCTGAAGGTTGGCTGTGTCCATTAATTTTCTTGCTTGGCAATATCTCATTGACAACAAAATTCTGCGCCAAAGCCCTTAACTGGAACTTCTGAATTTTTCCTGTTGAGGTTTTCGGTAACTCAGCCATGAATTCCACTCTCTTTGGAACAGTAAAATGGGGAAGGTTTTTCTTGCAGTAAGCGATAATATCAGATTCTTTGACATCGTTCGTGTCTCCGTTGGAGTTCTTTTTCACTGAGATGAATGCACAAGGACTTTCTCCCCATTTAGGATGTGGCATGGCCACCACAGCTGCTTCCAGGACTCTTGGATGTCTGTAGAGTACAGACTCCAATTCTACACTGCTGATATTTTCACCACCAGAAATTATCACATCTTTCGACCTGTCCTTGATTTCCAGGTAACCATCAGGATGAATGACACCAACATCTCCAGTAGCAAACCATCCATTCCTGAAGGCCTTGGAAGTTGCCTCGGGATCCTTGAAGTAACCTTTCATGATGCTGCTTCCTCTCAGGACAATCTCCCCCATTGTCTTTCCATCACGCGGCACGCTAACCATGGTGTCCAAGTCCTTGACGTCTGCATCAGCAAGAGTCAGTATGCTAATCCCTTGCCTCGCCTTGAGTTTTGCCTGATCCTGCTGTGGAAGCTTGTTCCACTTTTTCTGCCATTCACACACAAGTGCTGGACCAGTAGCCTCGGTAAGACCATAGGCATGCGTCACGTGGAATCCGAGACGTTCGATATCTTGGAGCAACGAGGCTGGTGGGGGTGCGCCTCCAGTGAGTATTTCAACCGGGGAAGTGATTTCGCGGCGCTCATGAGGCCTGGCCTCAAGCAGAACGTTGAAAACAATTGGTGCACAGCACATGTGAGTCACCGCATGTTCGGCAATGTTATGGTACATGTCTTTAGCACTGGTGTTGCGTATGCAAACGTTGGTTCCGCCTCGTGCCGCGACACCCCAAGTGAATGTCCAGCCATTGCAATGGAACATAGGGAGAGACCATAGATAAACAGGTGCATTTCCCATTTCCCATCCAAGAATTAGGCTAAGAGAGCTAAGATAAGCACCTCTGTGACTATACACAACTCCTTTCGGAGCAGATGTTGTTCCTGATGTATAATTCAAGGCTATAGGATCCCATTCATCTTGAACTAGCTCACCAGTGTATCCTGGATTGCCCCTCTGGACAAGCTGTTCATACTCCAGCTGGCCGAACTGGACACCGGTAGGTGTGTCGATGTCGTCAATACAAGCAATAATTGATGGTACAGCGCCATCCAGGAAACTAAGGGCCTTACTTGCTAACTCCTTGTATTGGTAATCCACAAAGAAAACCTTAGCCCCTGAATGGCTAAGAATGGTGGCTATATTCTTAGCATCTAGCCTTATGTTGATAGTATTAAGAACTGCTCCAGCCATAGGCACAGCAAAATGCATCTCATACACTGCAGGAATGTTTGGAGCCAACACAGACACCTACATAAGcaggagaaaaaattaaaaaatgatgatacgTTTGATACATCTAAAACTGGAGAAAGAATTCAAAGAATGAAGCTTGGTGAACGTACGACATCGTTTTTTCCGACGTTAAGGGACCGGAGGGAATCGGCAAGGCGGCAGCAACGTTCATATGTTTGACTCCATGTGAAGCGGGTGCCCTCATAGATAACAGAGGTACGGTTGGCATAAACAGCATTAGCTCTCTTCAAGAAAGTTATGGGGGTGAGAGGAACATAATTTGCATCGCATTTTAGTAGTTGATCCATTGTTGGAGCTGGGAGTATTTGGATAGTCTTGCTCGAAGATATGGGAAGAGAGGAGGAGAGTGTTTTGTGGAGTTTTTGATGGACTTGAAGATGTGCGAGTGGGGGGTTTAAATTAGCAAGGACTCGAACATGAATGTGGCCGGTGGCTTTGGAGATCGAAATTATTATATGGATTTGATGCTAATATTTTATcctcttttttaatcaaaaacatTGGGTGTTGATATAAGCAATTACGAACCTGGTAAaggaaatattttaagaaactcaattataaattattataatttcgagtttttttttttggtgaaaacaaaatatagtaCCATATATTATGTGGAGAATATTTAAATCTTTGGTCGGAAGGAGTTTTAAAACAGTGTTACATGCTCACATGTTATTATTTGTTATGCACTCAAATACATTTAGAAAATCTTACCATATCTATATATTTAACTGAAT
This region includes:
- the LOC18106561 gene encoding trans-cinnamate:CoA ligase, peroxisomal, which produces MDQLLKCDANYVPLTPITFLKRANAVYANRTSVIYEGTRFTWSQTYERCCRLADSLRSLNVGKNDVVSVLAPNIPAVYEMHFAVPMAGAVLNTINIRLDAKNIATILSHSGAKVFFVDYQYKELASKALSFLDGAVPSIIACIDDIDTPTGVQFGQLEYEQLVQRGNPGYTGELVQDEWDPIALNYTSGTTSAPKGVVYSHRGAYLSSLSLILGWEMGNAPVYLWSLPMFHCNGWTFTWGVAARGGTNVCIRNTSAKDMYHNIAEHAVTHMCCAPIVFNVLLEARPHERREITSPVEILTGGAPPPASLLQDIERLGFHVTHAYGLTEATGPALVCEWQKKWNKLPQQDQAKLKARQGISILTLADADVKDLDTMVSVPRDGKTMGEIVLRGSSIMKGYFKDPEATSKAFRNGWFATGDVGVIHPDGYLEIKDRSKDVIISGGENISSVELESVLYRHPRVLEAAVVAMPHPKWGESPCAFISVKKNSNGDTNDVKESDIIAYCKKNLPHFTVPKRVEFMAELPKTSTGKIQKFQLRALAQNFVVNEILPSKKINGHSQPSASGRVNTEVTEYAQGHEQVLALSRL